DNA from Bacteroides zoogleoformans:
CCCTCGACCAGTCAATCAGAGAAGAGTCAATGTGTTCAAACATACAAGTAATATGATTTATGATTTATAAATTAGAATTATCCACAATCAGTCGCTCTCGAGGCTCCGATGAATCAGTTCGCGGCTGACGTAATCTTCTTTGTCGTCGCCCACAGCAGGAGTGTTCAAGAATCTGGGGAAAAAGAAAAGACGAAGAATGAAAAACATAATAAAAAGCTTCAGCAGAATAATGAGCCATAGCGTGCGCCCCAACGTCATGCTTCGAAAGCCTTCCAGATAAAAACGCCAAATGTTTATCACCGTCTGTTTCATCTCATATTAGATTTATAATGATTACAAATATAAAAGACTTTTATATAACGAACAAATAAAAGACTAAAAAATATTTGATAGATAAACGCTCATCGGCAGAAAACAACATTTCGGCGACAAAAAACGCCCCGATATCTATCTCTTTTGCAACCCTTATTGGGCTGTTCTAACTTTGCAAATGTAAAAACATAGAATACCTGAAGATATGACGAACGTAAGAAGATTGACAGTGATAACGCTCTGCATGGCAAGTTGCACAGGACTTTCGGCACAGACCGACAGTTCCGTGCAACAAGCCGCGGCAGAAAACATCCGGCAGACAGCCGACACCCTGCCCGCCCGCTGGGACTTGCAGACTTGCATCGACTATGCCTTGCAGCGAAACATCACCATCAGGAAGAACCGCCTCAGCGAGGCAAGCGCCCGTGTGGATGTGAAGACAGCCAAGGCCGCCCTCTTCCCCAGCCTGTCGGCCAACGTGGGACAGCGCATCGTGAACCGCCCCAACAGTGAGACGAGCACCATCATTGCAGGCGACAACATCACCAGCAGCCAGAGCAAGACATCCTACAACGGGAGCTACGGCATCGACGCCAACTGGACACTCTACAACGGCGGGAAGAACCTCAACACCATCAAACTGCAACAACTGAACCACCGCATTGCCCAACTCAATGTGGCCGAAAGCGAAAACAGCATCGAAGAGAGCATCGCGCAAACCTACGTGCAGATACTCTATGCCGCCGAAGCCGTAAAGGTCTGCGAGGCGACCCTGAAAGTGAGCCGGGCCGAACGCGACCGTGCCGCCCAACTGTTCGAGGCGGGAAGCATCGCCAAGAGCGACCTTGCGCAATTAGAGGCACAAGTCAGCACGGACAAATATCAATCAGTAGAGGCAGCGTCCACCTTGCAGGACTACAAACTCCGGCTGAAACAGCTTCTCGAACTGGAGGGCGACGAGGAGATGAACCTCTACATCCCTGCGCTCGACAACGAGAACGTACTGGCACCTCTGCCCGACAAGGCGGATGTTTACCGGTCGGCACTTCTCCTTCGGCCTGAAATAGAAGCGGGCAAGCTGAATGTGCAAGCCTCCGACTTGGACATCAAGATTGCGCGTTCGGGTCATCTGCCCACACTGAGCCTTACCGCCGGCATCGGTACCAGCCACGCCAACGGCAGTAACTTCAGCTTCAGCGAACAAATCAAGCAGAACTGGAACAACTCGCTGGGATTCACCGTCAGCGTGCCCATCTTCAGCAACCGGCAGACCAAGAGTGCCGTAGAGAAGGCCAAGCTCCGGAAGCAGACCTGCGAACTGAACCTGCTGGACAATCAGAAGGCGCTGTACAAAACCATCGAAAGCCTTTGGCTCGACGCGAACAATGCCCGGCAACGGTACGTCGCCGCCACGGAGAAGCTGGAGAGTACGCAGGCCAGCTACGAACTGCTGCAAGAGCAATTCAACGTAGGCATGAAGAATACCGTAGAGCTGTTGACGGAGAAGAGCAAACTGCTGAGCGCGCAGCAGGAAAAGCTGCAAGCCAAATACACGGCGATACTGAACATGCAGTTGCTGAAGTTCTATCAAGGCGAAAAGATATCTCTATAAAGAACCAATAACTCAAAGGATATGAACAAGAAGAAAGTCATACTCACCGGCATGGCCGTCGCATTGGCGGCGGGTGCGGGAATCGGGCTCTTCGGCGGAGCCAAGGGCGAACAGAAGGTTGTGTACGAGACCACGACCGTGACCAAAGGAGAGATTTCGGAGTCGATAACAGCCACCGGAACCATCGAACCGGTGACCGAGGTGACCGTAGGTACGCAGGTGAGCGGCATCATCGACAAGATTTACGTGGACTATAACTCCACGGTGACCAAAGGCCAGCTGATAGCCGAGATGGACCGCGTGACGCTGCAAAGCGAGCTTGCCTCGCAACGTGCCGCCTACAACGGCGCCAAGGCCGAATACGAATATCAGAAGAAGAACTACGAGCGAAACAAATCGCTGCACGAGAAACAACTCATCAGCAACGCAGACTACGAACAGTCGGTCTACAACTACGAAAAGGCCAAGAGCGGTTTCGAAAGCAGCCAGGCCTCGCTGGCAAAGGCGGAGCGCAACCTCTCCTACGCCACCATCACCTCGCCCATCGACGGCG
Protein-coding regions in this window:
- a CDS encoding DUF4492 domain-containing protein gives rise to the protein MKQTVINIWRFYLEGFRSMTLGRTLWLIILLKLFIMFFILRLFFFPRFLNTPAVGDDKEDYVSRELIHRSLESD
- a CDS encoding TolC family protein encodes the protein MTNVRRLTVITLCMASCTGLSAQTDSSVQQAAAENIRQTADTLPARWDLQTCIDYALQRNITIRKNRLSEASARVDVKTAKAALFPSLSANVGQRIVNRPNSETSTIIAGDNITSSQSKTSYNGSYGIDANWTLYNGGKNLNTIKLQQLNHRIAQLNVAESENSIEESIAQTYVQILYAAEAVKVCEATLKVSRAERDRAAQLFEAGSIAKSDLAQLEAQVSTDKYQSVEAASTLQDYKLRLKQLLELEGDEEMNLYIPALDNENVLAPLPDKADVYRSALLLRPEIEAGKLNVQASDLDIKIARSGHLPTLSLTAGIGTSHANGSNFSFSEQIKQNWNNSLGFTVSVPIFSNRQTKSAVEKAKLRKQTCELNLLDNQKALYKTIESLWLDANNARQRYVAATEKLESTQASYELLQEQFNVGMKNTVELLTEKSKLLSAQQEKLQAKYTAILNMQLLKFYQGEKISL